In a genomic window of Streptomyces roseoviridis:
- a CDS encoding IclR family transcriptional regulator gives MGRLVPAVTRAFDILELFLQSDDTLSAPEITRKLGLPRTTTHELLTTLAARHYLTAVPEQPGRYRLGVRTHQLGSRFSEQLDLAAEGRRVAQETADTCDETVHVAVLEDLDVIYIAKVDSTHAVRMVSAAGRRLPAHCTSVGKMLLASLPEAELDARIDGRELTAMTPDSITDPAALRAELAAIRARGTATEHRESNPDVSCVAAPVRDGSGRVVAALSISVPVIRWSEERETELAELAARGAADLSLRLGHRTAPR, from the coding sequence ATGGGGCGTCTCGTACCGGCGGTGACCAGGGCATTCGACATTCTCGAACTGTTCCTGCAGAGCGACGACACCCTCTCCGCCCCGGAGATCACCCGCAAACTCGGGCTCCCGCGCACCACCACGCACGAACTGCTCACCACCCTCGCGGCCCGTCACTACCTGACCGCCGTGCCCGAGCAGCCCGGCCGCTACCGCCTCGGCGTGCGCACCCACCAGCTCGGCAGCCGCTTCTCCGAACAGCTCGACCTCGCCGCCGAAGGACGGCGCGTCGCCCAGGAGACCGCCGACACGTGCGACGAGACCGTCCACGTCGCCGTCCTGGAGGACCTGGACGTCATCTACATCGCCAAGGTCGACTCCACCCACGCCGTCCGCATGGTCTCCGCCGCCGGCCGCCGCCTGCCCGCCCACTGCACCTCCGTCGGCAAGATGCTGCTCGCCTCCCTGCCCGAGGCCGAACTCGACGCCCGCATCGACGGCCGCGAACTCACCGCCATGACTCCGGACAGCATCACCGACCCCGCCGCCCTGCGCGCCGAACTCGCCGCCATTCGCGCCCGGGGCACCGCCACCGAACACCGCGAGTCCAACCCGGACGTCTCCTGCGTCGCCGCACCCGTACGGGACGGCTCCGGGCGGGTCGTCGCCGCCCTGTCCATCTCCGTGCCGGTGATCCGCTGGAGCGAGGAGCGCGAGACCGAGCTCGCCGAACTCGCCGCCCGGGGCGCCGCCGACCTGTCCCTGCGCCTCGGCCACCGGACGGCCCCGCGATGA
- the mmsA gene encoding multiple monosaccharide ABC transporter ATP-binding protein — MSRPPVLQMRSITKTFPGVKALDGVELTVRPGEVHALCGENGAGKSTLMKVLSGVHPHGSYEGEILFEGRPLALRGIRDGERHGIVIIHQELALVPHLSIAENLFLGNERARRGVVDWPATMREAVRLMRRVGLREHPGTPVSELGVGAQQLVEIAKALAKEVKLLILDEPTAALNDADSAALLGLVLELRAQGIACVVISHKLGEIRRVADTVTVLRDGRTVETLTVRATPDADPDVSEDRIIRGMVGRALDRRFPERTPYAGADAGREALRVRGWTVRHPLDRRRTVVDDVSLTVGRGEIVGIAGLMGAGRTELAMSLFGRSYGRYVAGTVAVDGREANTASVPEAIAAGLAYVTEDRKRYGLNLVDTVHRNISLASLHRMTRRGAVDEHQERRVAEDFRTGLNIKTPTVLEEVGRLSGGNQQKVVLGRWIHADPKVLILDEPTRGVDVGAKYEIYTVIDRLAAEGRAVLLISSELPELLGMCDRIYTMAEGRLTAEVARAEATQETLMRHMTLSGS, encoded by the coding sequence ATGAGCCGGCCGCCGGTGCTTCAGATGCGGTCGATCACCAAGACCTTCCCCGGTGTGAAGGCCCTGGACGGGGTGGAGCTGACGGTGCGTCCCGGCGAGGTCCACGCCCTGTGCGGGGAGAACGGCGCGGGCAAGTCCACGCTGATGAAGGTGCTCAGCGGAGTCCATCCGCACGGCTCCTACGAGGGCGAGATCCTCTTCGAGGGCAGGCCCCTCGCGCTGCGCGGCATCCGCGACGGCGAACGCCACGGCATCGTGATCATCCACCAGGAGCTGGCGCTCGTCCCGCACCTGTCCATCGCCGAGAACCTCTTCCTCGGCAACGAGCGCGCCCGGCGCGGGGTCGTCGACTGGCCGGCGACCATGCGGGAGGCCGTCCGGCTGATGAGGCGCGTCGGGCTGCGCGAGCACCCCGGCACGCCCGTGTCGGAACTCGGCGTCGGGGCCCAGCAGCTGGTGGAGATCGCGAAGGCGCTCGCCAAGGAGGTGAAGCTGCTCATCCTCGACGAGCCGACCGCGGCGCTCAACGACGCCGACAGCGCCGCCCTGCTCGGTCTCGTCCTGGAGCTGCGCGCCCAGGGCATCGCCTGTGTCGTCATCTCGCACAAGCTGGGCGAGATCCGGCGCGTCGCCGACACGGTGACCGTGCTCCGCGACGGGCGGACGGTCGAGACGCTCACCGTCCGGGCCACGCCCGACGCCGATCCGGACGTCTCCGAGGACCGGATCATCCGGGGCATGGTGGGGCGCGCCCTCGACCGGCGCTTCCCCGAGCGGACTCCGTACGCGGGCGCGGACGCGGGGCGGGAGGCGCTGCGGGTGCGCGGCTGGACGGTCCGCCACCCCCTCGACCGGCGGCGCACGGTCGTCGACGACGTGTCGCTGACGGTGGGCCGTGGCGAGATCGTGGGGATCGCGGGGCTGATGGGGGCGGGCCGCACGGAGCTCGCGATGTCGCTGTTCGGGCGCTCCTACGGCCGTTACGTGGCCGGCACGGTGGCGGTCGACGGCCGGGAGGCGAACACGGCGAGCGTCCCGGAGGCGATCGCGGCGGGGCTCGCCTACGTGACGGAGGACCGCAAGCGGTACGGCCTGAACCTGGTCGACACGGTCCACCGCAACATCTCGCTGGCCTCGCTGCACCGGATGACGCGGCGCGGGGCCGTGGACGAGCACCAGGAGCGCAGGGTCGCCGAGGACTTCCGCACCGGTCTGAACATCAAGACGCCGACGGTCCTCGAGGAGGTCGGCCGGCTCTCCGGCGGCAACCAGCAGAAGGTGGTCCTCGGGCGGTGGATCCACGCCGACCCGAAGGTGCTGATCCTCGACGAGCCGACCCGCGGGGTCGACGTCGGCGCCAAGTACGAGATCTACACGGTGATCGACCGGCTCGCCGCCGAGGGGCGGGCGGTGCTGCTCATCTCCTCGGAGCTGCCCGAGCTCCTCGGGATGTGCGACCGGATCTACACGATGGCCGAGGGCCGGCTGACCGCCGAGGTCGCCCGCGCCGAGGCCACCCAGGAAACCCTGATGCGCCACATGACCCTGAGCGGAAGCTGA
- a CDS encoding poly-gamma-glutamate hydrolase family protein translates to MTPTSRRTVLASVAAVAAGLPTLNALVGDGAAVAAAADTYKTNSDLYTKAAAREGIDWMRRFRIGAPVTLTDNTKASSHAVTSTAVLAPHGGGIEAGTSELCMAIAGYRPFDADTDPSAAALPGETQRDYWMFEALQNSGTQHVTSTNCDDPAALAVCANNLYAVSLHGFAEDVQKKVVIGGRDTRLRRNLAAAFAASGLTTTGNVTVVVAGADDPLNGDDPANIVNRTRTGAGAQLEISTALRAAMFGNFSGAANRRATAGVPSAGNPDAAAYWNGFVTSVRRAVMEHELGRDPLYRAS, encoded by the coding sequence ATGACCCCTACCAGCAGACGTACCGTCCTCGCCTCCGTGGCCGCCGTGGCCGCGGGCCTGCCCACCCTGAACGCCCTCGTCGGTGACGGGGCGGCGGTCGCGGCGGCGGCCGACACGTACAAGACCAACAGCGACCTGTACACCAAGGCCGCCGCCAGGGAGGGCATCGACTGGATGCGCCGCTTCCGCATCGGCGCACCGGTCACGCTGACCGACAACACCAAGGCGTCGAGCCACGCGGTCACCAGCACCGCCGTCCTCGCCCCGCACGGCGGCGGCATCGAGGCGGGCACGAGCGAGCTGTGCATGGCCATCGCGGGCTACCGGCCCTTCGACGCCGACACCGACCCGTCGGCCGCGGCGCTGCCGGGCGAGACGCAGCGCGACTACTGGATGTTCGAGGCGCTGCAGAACTCCGGGACGCAGCACGTCACGTCGACCAACTGCGACGATCCGGCCGCGCTCGCCGTGTGCGCGAACAACCTGTACGCCGTCTCCCTCCACGGCTTCGCCGAGGACGTGCAGAAGAAGGTGGTCATCGGCGGGCGGGACACCCGGCTCCGGCGCAACCTGGCGGCGGCGTTCGCCGCATCGGGTCTGACCACGACCGGGAACGTGACCGTGGTCGTCGCCGGCGCCGACGACCCGCTCAACGGAGACGACCCCGCCAACATCGTCAACCGCACCCGCACCGGCGCCGGCGCCCAGCTGGAGATCTCCACCGCCCTGCGCGCCGCCATGTTCGGCAACTTCTCCGGCGCCGCCAACCGGCGGGCCACCGCCGGTGTGCCGAGCGCCGGCAACCCGGACGCCGCCGCCTACTGGAACGGCTTCGTCACGAGTGTGCGCCGGGCCGTGATGGAGCACGAGCTGGGCAGGGACCCGCTCTACCGGGCCTCCTGA
- the chvE gene encoding multiple monosaccharide ABC transporter substrate-binding protein, with amino-acid sequence MRTRTLRAAAAAALFTTLLAGCGQEARGGSRYQSDKGKGGTIGLAMPTKASERWIADGENMAEQFRKAGYQTDLQYGDDKVENQIAQIENMITKGRRLLVVAAIDGSALTDVLRRAHDAGIPVISYDRLIMGTEHVDYYASFDNERVGELQARYIVDKLRLGAPARTGGKPYDIELFAGSPDDNNTRYFWNGAMKVLQPYLASGQLVVRSGQTRMNQATTLRWDGGTAQRRMDDLISKNYGAESVDAVLSPYDGMSIGIISALRSAGYGTPGQPLPVVTGQDAELASVKSIMRGEQTQTVFKDTRKLAARAVAMGDAVLDGRKPEVNNVKDYDNGKKTVPAYLLDPVSIDRTNTQLLVREGYFTADQLS; translated from the coding sequence ATGCGCACCCGCACGCTGCGCGCCGCCGCGGCCGCCGCCCTGTTCACCACGCTGCTCGCCGGCTGCGGCCAGGAGGCCCGGGGCGGCAGCCGCTACCAGTCCGACAAGGGCAAGGGAGGCACCATCGGCCTCGCCATGCCGACCAAGGCGTCCGAGCGCTGGATCGCCGACGGCGAGAACATGGCGGAGCAGTTCCGCAAGGCCGGCTACCAGACCGACCTGCAGTACGGCGACGACAAGGTCGAGAACCAGATCGCCCAGATCGAGAACATGATCACCAAGGGCCGGCGGCTCCTGGTCGTCGCCGCGATCGACGGGTCGGCCCTGACCGACGTGCTCCGGCGCGCCCACGACGCCGGCATCCCCGTGATCTCCTACGACCGGCTCATCATGGGCACCGAGCACGTCGACTACTACGCCTCCTTCGACAACGAGCGGGTCGGTGAGCTCCAGGCCCGCTACATCGTCGACAAGCTGAGGCTCGGCGCCCCGGCGAGGACCGGCGGCAAGCCGTACGACATCGAGCTGTTCGCCGGCTCCCCGGACGACAACAACACCCGCTACTTCTGGAACGGCGCCATGAAGGTGCTCCAGCCGTATCTCGCGAGCGGTCAGCTCGTCGTCCGCAGCGGGCAGACCCGGATGAACCAGGCGACCACCCTGCGCTGGGACGGCGGCACCGCGCAGCGCCGGATGGACGACCTGATCAGCAAGAACTACGGCGCCGAGAGCGTCGACGCGGTCCTCTCCCCCTACGACGGGATGTCGATCGGCATCATCTCCGCGCTCCGCAGCGCCGGTTACGGCACGCCGGGGCAGCCGCTTCCGGTGGTCACCGGACAGGACGCCGAGCTCGCCTCGGTGAAGTCGATCATGCGCGGGGAGCAGACCCAGACCGTCTTCAAGGACACCCGGAAACTCGCCGCGCGGGCGGTGGCCATGGGCGACGCGGTGCTCGACGGCCGCAAGCCCGAGGTCAACAACGTGAAGGACTACGACAACGGGAAGAAGACCGTCCCGGCGTACCTCCTCGACCCGGTCAGCATCGACCGGACCAACACGCAGCTCCTGGTCCGCGAGGGCTACTTCACCGCGGACCAGCTCTCATGA
- a CDS encoding LacI family DNA-binding transcriptional regulator, with amino-acid sequence MVTLADVARHAGVAAGTVSHVLSGKRSTSAATRERIQHGIEQLGYRPHAGARALASSRTDVLALMMPLRTGIHAPVLMEIATAVTTTARAHGYDVLLLTGEEGPEAIRRVDGSALADAFIVTDVGLDDPRLPSLKAAERPSVLIGRPADTSGLSCVDLDFEAAGARCVDHLAALGHRQIAVLGEPPAVCARGTGSAERTLRGLRTAAAAHGAGLLHRPTAAGHAAVAAMLTRVFEERPATTALVVRNEAAVEPLLTVLRRDGRAVPEDVSLFAVCAGQSAAQASAPLTSIGVPAQEMGRRAVERLVAQLGGQEPPGTVLLAPEVDDRGSTGPAPTAAPAR; translated from the coding sequence GTGGTCACCCTCGCGGACGTCGCCCGCCACGCCGGAGTCGCGGCCGGCACCGTCAGCCATGTGCTGAGCGGCAAGCGGTCCACCTCCGCTGCCACCCGCGAGCGCATCCAGCACGGCATCGAACAGCTCGGCTACCGCCCGCACGCCGGCGCCCGGGCCCTGGCGAGCAGCCGGACCGACGTCCTCGCCCTGATGATGCCGCTGCGGACCGGCATCCACGCGCCCGTCCTCATGGAGATCGCGACGGCCGTCACCACCACGGCCCGCGCCCACGGTTACGACGTCCTGCTGCTCACCGGGGAGGAGGGGCCCGAGGCGATCCGCCGCGTCGACGGCAGCGCCCTCGCCGACGCGTTCATCGTGACCGACGTCGGACTCGACGACCCCCGCCTGCCCTCCCTCAAGGCCGCCGAACGACCCTCCGTCCTCATCGGGCGGCCCGCCGACACCTCCGGACTCAGCTGCGTGGACCTCGACTTCGAAGCCGCCGGGGCCCGGTGCGTGGACCACCTCGCCGCGCTCGGACACCGGCAGATCGCGGTCCTCGGCGAACCCCCCGCCGTCTGCGCCCGCGGCACCGGCTCCGCCGAACGCACCCTGCGCGGCCTGCGCACGGCCGCCGCCGCGCACGGTGCCGGCCTGCTCCACCGGCCCACCGCCGCCGGCCACGCCGCCGTCGCCGCCATGCTGACCCGCGTCTTCGAGGAACGCCCCGCCACCACCGCCCTCGTCGTCCGGAACGAGGCCGCCGTCGAACCCCTCCTCACCGTGCTCCGCCGCGACGGCCGCGCCGTCCCCGAGGACGTCTCCCTCTTCGCCGTCTGCGCCGGACAGTCCGCCGCCCAGGCGTCCGCACCGCTCACCTCCATCGGCGTCCCCGCCCAGGAGATGGGCCGCCGCGCCGTGGAACGGCTCGTCGCCCAGCTCGGCGGACAGGAGCCGCCCGGCACCGTCCTGCTCGCCCCCGAGGTCGACGACCGAGGCAGCACGGGCCCGGCGCCCACCGCCGCGCCGGCGCGGTGA
- a CDS encoding 3'-5' exonuclease, producing MDSGPALMNVIDVEATCWDGQPPPGAVSEIIEIGLTVVDLAARRRVSRHGILVRPARSEVSAFCTELTGLTPADVARGVTFAEAVRILADEYDARRRPWASWGDYDRKQFEAQCRATGAPYPFGRPAERGHTNAKAVFTEAYGLRKRPGMAGALKTAGLPLEGRHHRGEDDAWNIAALVLDLVGRGAWPREEP from the coding sequence ATGGACAGCGGACCCGCCCTGATGAACGTCATCGACGTCGAGGCCACCTGCTGGGACGGGCAGCCCCCGCCCGGCGCGGTGAGCGAGATCATCGAGATCGGCCTCACCGTCGTCGACCTCGCGGCCCGGCGCCGCGTCTCCCGGCACGGGATCCTGGTGCGGCCCGCCCGTTCCGAGGTCAGCGCCTTCTGTACCGAACTCACCGGCCTCACCCCGGCCGACGTCGCGCGGGGCGTCACCTTCGCCGAGGCCGTCCGGATCCTCGCCGACGAGTACGACGCCCGGCGGCGCCCCTGGGCGAGCTGGGGCGACTACGACCGCAAGCAGTTCGAGGCGCAGTGCCGGGCCACCGGGGCGCCCTACCCGTTCGGCCGCCCCGCCGAGCGCGGCCACACCAACGCCAAGGCCGTGTTCACCGAGGCGTACGGGCTGCGGAAGCGCCCCGGCATGGCGGGCGCCTTGAAGACCGCCGGGCTGCCCCTGGAGGGCCGCCACCACCGGGGCGAGGACGACGCCTGGAACATCGCCGCCCTCGTCCTCGACCTCGTGGGCCGCGGGGCCTGGCCCCGCGAGGAGCCCTAA
- the mmsB gene encoding multiple monosaccharide ABC transporter permease, which yields MTTTIPSAQDAPAGRPDRPSAGALLVAGLRANMRQYGMLVALAFLVVLFQIWTDGTLLLPNNVSNLIQQNSYILILAMGMMIVIVAGHIDLSVGSLAAFVGALAAVLMVRHDVPWLLALLLSLLVGAAAGAWQGYFIAYLGIPSFIVTLAGMLLFRGLTQIFLEGRSLAPFPEGFQNLAKGFLPETGPYTQYHNPTLLLGLAVVVTLLVREARDRRRRAEYELDPLPTGLWVLKCVAITAAVVAFTLTLASFHGVPVVLLVMGVLLVGLGYAMNHTVIGRHVYALGGNKAAAKLSGVKDRRVTFLVFVNMGVLAALAGCVYAARLNAGTPQAGLTFELEAIAAAFIGGASMSGGIGKVTGAVIGGLVLGVLNNGMSLVGVGTDYQQVIKGLVLLAAVGFDVWNKRRAGR from the coding sequence ATGACGACCACCATCCCTTCCGCGCAGGACGCCCCCGCCGGGCGGCCGGACCGCCCGTCGGCGGGCGCGCTGCTCGTCGCCGGGCTGCGGGCGAACATGCGCCAGTACGGCATGCTCGTGGCGCTCGCCTTCCTCGTCGTGCTGTTCCAGATATGGACCGACGGGACGCTGCTGCTGCCGAACAACGTCTCCAACCTGATCCAGCAGAACAGCTACATCCTCATCCTCGCCATGGGCATGATGATCGTGATCGTGGCCGGTCACATCGATCTGTCCGTGGGGTCGCTGGCCGCGTTCGTCGGGGCGCTCGCCGCGGTCCTCATGGTCCGCCACGACGTGCCCTGGCTGCTCGCCCTGCTCCTCTCCCTGCTCGTCGGGGCGGCGGCGGGCGCCTGGCAGGGCTATTTCATCGCGTATCTCGGCATTCCGTCGTTCATCGTGACGCTGGCCGGCATGCTGCTCTTCCGCGGTCTCACCCAGATCTTCCTGGAGGGCCGTTCGCTCGCCCCGTTCCCCGAGGGCTTCCAGAACCTGGCCAAGGGCTTCCTGCCCGAGACGGGCCCGTACACGCAGTACCACAACCCCACGCTGCTGCTCGGTCTCGCCGTGGTGGTGACGCTGCTGGTGCGCGAGGCCCGGGACCGGCGGCGGCGGGCGGAGTACGAGCTCGACCCGCTGCCGACCGGCCTGTGGGTGCTCAAGTGCGTGGCGATCACGGCGGCCGTCGTCGCCTTCACCCTCACCCTCGCGAGCTTCCACGGCGTGCCCGTGGTGCTGCTCGTGATGGGCGTGCTGCTGGTGGGCCTCGGCTACGCGATGAACCACACGGTCATCGGCCGGCACGTGTACGCGCTGGGCGGCAACAAGGCGGCGGCGAAGCTGTCGGGCGTGAAGGACCGCCGGGTCACGTTCCTGGTGTTCGTGAACATGGGGGTGCTCGCGGCGCTCGCCGGCTGCGTCTACGCGGCCCGGCTGAACGCCGGCACGCCGCAGGCCGGCCTCACCTTCGAACTGGAGGCGATCGCCGCCGCGTTCATCGGCGGGGCGTCGATGAGCGGCGGCATCGGCAAGGTGACCGGTGCGGTCATCGGCGGTCTGGTGCTCGGCGTCCTCAACAACGGCATGTCGCTGGTCGGCGTCGGCACCGACTACCAGCAGGTCATCAAGGGCCTGGTGCTGCTCGCGGCGGTCGGCTTCGACGTCTGGAACAAGCGCCGGGCGGGCCGTTAG
- a CDS encoding SigE family RNA polymerase sigma factor — MRGEDEAEFRAFFERHYAELARFAHLLSGEPEAADDLAADAMVALWHRWDRVRGADRPLAYARGVVAHLVRSRIRGAVRERRRIALFWDRRAEHKDDPDVPAVLDVRAALRALPFRKRACVVLRHAFDLSERDTARALGISVGTVKSQTSKGMAELQRLLGPGAASELAGRRA; from the coding sequence GTGAGGGGCGAGGACGAGGCCGAGTTCCGCGCCTTCTTCGAGCGCCACTACGCCGAACTCGCCCGCTTCGCCCACCTGCTGAGCGGTGAGCCCGAGGCCGCCGACGACCTCGCCGCCGACGCCATGGTCGCCCTGTGGCACCGCTGGGACCGGGTGCGCGGCGCGGACCGCCCCCTCGCCTACGCCCGGGGCGTCGTCGCCCACCTCGTCCGCAGCCGCATCCGTGGCGCCGTGCGCGAACGGCGCCGGATCGCCCTGTTCTGGGACCGGCGCGCCGAGCACAAGGACGACCCCGACGTGCCCGCCGTCCTCGACGTACGGGCCGCGCTGCGCGCCCTGCCCTTCCGCAAGCGCGCCTGCGTGGTGCTGCGCCATGCCTTCGACCTGTCGGAACGCGACACCGCCCGGGCGCTCGGCATCTCCGTCGGCACGGTCAAGAGCCAGACCTCCAAGGGCATGGCCGAGCTCCAGCGACTGCTCGGCCCCGGGGCCGCCTCCGAACTGGCCGGAAGGAGGGCCTGA
- a CDS encoding mandelate racemase/muconate lactonizing enzyme family protein — protein MRITGITTHVVGTPWRNLTYVLVHTDEGLTGVGETRMLGHTDALIGYLREAEANHIAGSDPFAVEDLVRRMKYGDYGRAGEIVMSGIAVIETACWDIKGKALGVPVWQLLGGRVTDRVKAYANGWYTTERTPEAYHKAAQEVVARGYRALKIDPFGNGHLELDAERSRYAVSLIEAVRDAIGPDTELMLEMHGRFSPATAVRLARELAPFRPAWLEEPVPPENLKALKKVADKVDLPIATGERIHDRIEFRELFESQAADVIQPDLGHIGGILETRKLAATAETHYVMVAPHNVGGSVLTAASLQLAACTPNFKILEHFNDFADAEITGIVRGAPRVDPETGCFEISHAPGLGVELDVDAAAEFPQQRARFDLWAEGWERRAPK, from the coding sequence GTGCGCATCACGGGAATCACCACCCATGTCGTCGGAACGCCCTGGAGGAACCTCACCTATGTCCTCGTCCACACGGACGAGGGCCTGACCGGGGTCGGCGAGACCCGCATGCTCGGCCACACCGACGCGCTGATCGGCTATCTGCGCGAGGCCGAGGCCAACCACATCGCCGGCTCCGACCCGTTCGCGGTCGAGGACCTGGTCCGGCGGATGAAGTACGGCGACTACGGCCGGGCCGGCGAGATCGTCATGTCCGGCATCGCCGTGATCGAGACGGCCTGCTGGGACATCAAGGGCAAGGCCCTCGGCGTGCCGGTGTGGCAGCTGCTCGGCGGCCGGGTGACGGACCGGGTCAAGGCCTACGCCAACGGCTGGTACACCACCGAGCGCACCCCGGAGGCGTACCACAAGGCGGCCCAGGAGGTGGTCGCGCGCGGCTACCGGGCCCTGAAGATCGACCCGTTCGGCAACGGCCACCTCGAACTGGACGCCGAGCGCTCGCGGTACGCGGTCTCCCTCATCGAGGCGGTCCGTGACGCGATCGGCCCGGACACCGAGCTGATGCTGGAGATGCACGGGCGCTTCTCCCCCGCCACGGCGGTGCGGCTCGCCCGCGAGCTGGCCCCCTTCCGGCCGGCCTGGCTGGAGGAGCCGGTCCCGCCGGAGAACCTCAAGGCGCTGAAGAAGGTCGCCGACAAGGTGGACCTGCCGATCGCGACCGGTGAACGCATCCACGACCGGATCGAGTTCCGTGAACTCTTCGAGTCCCAGGCGGCGGACGTCATCCAGCCGGACCTCGGGCACATCGGCGGCATCCTGGAGACCCGCAAGCTCGCCGCCACCGCCGAGACCCACTACGTGATGGTCGCCCCGCACAACGTGGGCGGTTCCGTGCTCACCGCCGCCTCCCTCCAACTGGCGGCCTGCACCCCGAACTTCAAGATCCTGGAGCACTTCAACGACTTCGCCGACGCGGAGATCACCGGGATCGTGCGCGGGGCGCCCCGGGTCGACCCGGAGACCGGCTGCTTCGAGATCTCGCACGCGCCGGGCCTCGGCGTCGAGCTGGACGTGGACGCCGCCGCGGAGTTCCCGCAGCAGCGGGCCCGCTTCGACCTGTGGGCCGAGGGCTGGGAGCGGAGGGCACCGAAATGA
- a CDS encoding zinc-dependent alcohol dehydrogenase — protein sequence MSRAVLVPEPGVHRLVRRAVPRPGPGEVRLRVAAAGICLSDRELYEGHRAPGYVRYPVVPGHEWSGTVEAVGPGGDPALVGRGAVAEGFRSCGDCERCRGGETSLCTGGYAETGFTEPGAFADHVVVPARLLHLLPDGADLRAAALLEPAAVVTAAVRAGRPRPGERIAVVGAGTLGLLAVQLLAASSPAALTVVEPRAARGERALAQGATGVLAPGEAEAAAHGRFDLVVETAGAPTTAASSCLLARRGGRVVLTGMFTEGAVGIDPVHLSVSQLEVRSVFGASSADWAGAVAAFGEGVLDPGALISHEFPLERFAEALALVGGGDPGTGKVLLRP from the coding sequence GTGAGCCGCGCGGTCCTCGTCCCCGAGCCCGGGGTCCACCGGCTGGTGCGGCGTGCGGTGCCCCGGCCCGGCCCCGGTGAGGTGCGGCTGCGGGTGGCCGCCGCCGGGATCTGCCTGAGCGACCGCGAGCTGTACGAGGGCCACCGCGCACCCGGTTACGTCCGCTATCCCGTCGTGCCCGGCCACGAGTGGTCGGGCACCGTCGAGGCGGTGGGCCCCGGTGGTGACCCGGCGCTCGTCGGCCGCGGGGCCGTCGCCGAGGGCTTCCGCAGCTGCGGTGACTGCGAGCGGTGCCGCGGCGGGGAGACCAGCCTGTGCACCGGCGGTTACGCGGAGACCGGGTTCACCGAGCCCGGTGCCTTCGCCGACCACGTGGTCGTCCCGGCCCGGCTGCTGCACCTCCTGCCCGACGGGGCCGACCTGCGGGCCGCCGCGCTGCTCGAACCGGCCGCCGTGGTCACCGCCGCCGTACGGGCCGGGCGGCCCCGCCCCGGTGAGCGGATCGCCGTCGTCGGCGCCGGCACCCTCGGTCTGCTCGCCGTCCAGCTGCTCGCCGCCTCCTCGCCCGCCGCGCTGACCGTGGTCGAACCCCGGGCGGCCCGCGGTGAGCGGGCCCTCGCACAGGGCGCGACCGGCGTGCTGGCCCCGGGGGAAGCGGAGGCGGCGGCACACGGCCGCTTCGACCTGGTGGTGGAGACGGCCGGCGCGCCGACCACGGCGGCGTCCTCGTGCCTGCTCGCCCGCAGGGGCGGCCGGGTGGTGCTCACCGGGATGTTCACCGAGGGGGCGGTGGGCATCGATCCCGTCCACCTCTCGGTCAGCCAGCTCGAGGTGCGCAGCGTCTTCGGGGCGTCCTCCGCGGACTGGGCCGGGGCGGTGGCCGCCTTCGGCGAGGGCGTGCTCGATCCGGGGGCGCTGATCAGCCACGAATTCCCGCTGGAGCGGTTCGCGGAGGCCCTCGCCCTGGTGGGCGGCGGGGATCCGGGGACCGGCAAGGTGCTGCTGCGCCCCTGA